A single window of Acetobacteraceae bacterium DNA harbors:
- a CDS encoding helix-turn-helix domain-containing protein yields the protein MSLAAIQWAWQQELPATQKLVLVAMADHANKEEGICWPSLELLAHKTGLCTRTIKTARRQLREKALIVTLAPGRYRLCHPLEKFSEAQGSARPLSQNLSRDSRVLQRESYKRKEESFSPSYKNPKNNPHLNPEKNTPEENEPDGFSLKESHFFQTWHRHEKNGFRELADIRKTNPAEARKAMISLMQNLTPRLVPMILGEDS from the coding sequence ATGAGTCTAGCGGCCATTCAATGGGCATGGCAACAGGAATTACCAGCAACGCAAAAGCTTGTTTTAGTCGCTATGGCCGATCATGCGAATAAGGAGGAAGGCATTTGCTGGCCCTCCTTGGAGCTTTTAGCCCACAAAACAGGTCTATGCACCCGTACGATCAAAACCGCACGCCGTCAGTTACGAGAAAAAGCCTTAATCGTCACCCTAGCACCGGGACGCTATCGCCTTTGCCATCCTTTAGAAAAATTTTCTGAGGCGCAGGGAAGCGCACGCCCCCTCTCTCAAAATCTCTCGAGGGACTCTCGTGTCCTTCAGAGGGAATCTTACAAACGCAAAGAGGAATCTTTTTCCCCCTCCTATAAGAACCCAAAGAATAACCCTCACTTAAACCCTGAAAAAAACACACCCGAAGAAAACGAGCCTGATGGATTCAGCCTCAAAGAAAGCCACTTTTTTCAGACATGGCATCGCCATGAAAAAAATGGCTTTCGGGAGCTTGCCGATATACGAAAGACCAATCCTGCGGAAGCCAGAAAAGCGATGATTTCGCTCATGCAAAATCTCACCCCAAGACTGGTTCCAATGATTTTAGGAGAAGATTCATAA
- a CDS encoding polymer-forming cytoskeletal protein, with product MKNGWVFLPFYSLYEAPLATGGFLLALALCFLFPPLGIVLLLAAAFLLILALLYVLCCGTFEAVLWGISFFKAHPLTYPQTGIVLFSLICFALLLFLGGRYLYYYLINPDLLKRGEKFKIIIEKRAKKFVSTGSDGEEEGSAVPAQYRLKALRDIPAREVKKGDLGGVVSSYQTLSQTGECWISKDAKALNEVRVFENAWLKDQVVARDYAEISEEACLSGSVNISGFARFSGCANAENNVTICDQAKVSGEVHLYGNVSISGEASLSGKVVLKDNVSVTGQAILDGEALLCDNVKISGKARISGQALLKDNAVMGGMAIICGEATLSGDAFIKKGILAGNASMHLPIAKGIKRKWRDFWR from the coding sequence ATGAAGAACGGATGGGTTTTTCTTCCTTTTTATTCCCTTTACGAAGCGCCTCTCGCAACGGGGGGTTTTCTGCTTGCTCTTGCGCTGTGTTTCCTCTTTCCGCCACTTGGGATCGTCCTATTGCTTGCAGCGGCCTTCTTGTTAATTTTGGCTCTTCTTTATGTTCTATGCTGTGGTACTTTTGAGGCGGTTTTGTGGGGTATTTCTTTTTTTAAAGCGCACCCTTTAACCTATCCGCAGACAGGGATAGTTCTCTTTAGCCTGATCTGTTTTGCACTGCTCTTATTTTTAGGCGGAAGATATCTTTATTATTATTTGATAAATCCAGATCTTTTAAAGCGTGGCGAAAAATTTAAAATTATCATTGAAAAACGTGCCAAAAAATTTGTTTCCACTGGCAGCGATGGGGAAGAGGAAGGTTCTGCCGTTCCAGCACAATACCGCCTTAAAGCGTTAAGAGATATTCCCGCCAGAGAGGTTAAAAAAGGCGATTTAGGCGGGGTGGTTTCCAGCTATCAAACGCTCTCGCAGACGGGAGAGTGCTGGATTTCTAAGGATGCAAAGGCACTCAATGAGGTGCGTGTTTTTGAAAATGCCTGGCTGAAAGATCAGGTTGTCGCCAGAGATTATGCGGAAATTTCAGAAGAGGCCTGCCTTTCCGGTTCTGTGAATATCTCCGGATTTGCTCGCTTTTCAGGCTGTGCAAATGCAGAAAATAACGTGACGATATGCGATCAGGCAAAGGTGAGCGGTGAGGTGCATTTATACGGCAATGTAAGCATTTCCGGAGAGGCCTCGCTTTCGGGAAAAGTTGTTTTAAAAGATAATGTCAGTGTAACAGGACAGGCAATACTTGATGGCGAGGCGCTCTTATGTGACAATGTAAAAATTTCCGGTAAAGCCCGTATTTCAGGGCAAGCCTTATTAAAAGATAATGCTGTTATGGGCGGTATGGCCATTATTTGCGGAGAGGCGACCCTTTCTGGGGACGCCTTTATCAAAAAAGGCATTCTTGCCGGCAATGCAAGCATGCATCTGCCGATTGCGAAAGGGATTAAACGCAAATGGCGGGATTTCTGGCGATAA
- a CDS encoding sel1 repeat family protein, protein MVALLPPSQPPAFSVPKEMNENSGLEKLFQQAVSGNPQAQYALGNLYDFGQNGLPQNEEKAVFWWEKSAQKNAASAYALALCYQFGEGVKMDARKAQFYRKLASDLGSAEGALAIGLDYQLGKNVAKNGAEAMKYYKLAAKRGNIEGKILLGSGYLSGLNGKKNPQKTMQVWKEAAECHNMEAERLLGALYVEGTENFPINMEKGRYWLEKAAAHGSAKAQYQLGGLYENAQTPDHWKIALKYYEQASAQGDQRAKARLKSS, encoded by the coding sequence TTGGTCGCCTTACTTCCCCCGTCACAGCCACCGGCTTTTTCAGTACCAAAAGAAATGAATGAAAATTCGGGACTGGAGAAGTTATTTCAACAGGCCGTATCAGGCAATCCGCAGGCGCAATATGCGCTTGGAAATCTTTATGATTTTGGACAGAATGGCTTGCCGCAAAATGAGGAAAAGGCTGTTTTCTGGTGGGAAAAATCGGCACAGAAAAATGCGGCCTCCGCTTATGCTTTGGCTCTTTGCTACCAGTTTGGGGAGGGGGTTAAAATGGATGCGCGCAAAGCGCAATTTTATCGCAAACTGGCCTCAGATTTGGGAAGCGCAGAGGGGGCTTTAGCCATAGGGTTGGACTATCAGCTGGGAAAGAATGTTGCCAAGAATGGTGCCGAGGCGATGAAATATTATAAATTAGCGGCCAAGCGGGGCAATATTGAGGGGAAAATTCTGCTGGGGAGTGGGTATCTCTCAGGACTGAATGGGAAAAAAAATCCGCAAAAAACGATGCAGGTTTGGAAAGAAGCGGCCGAATGTCATAATATGGAGGCGGAAAGGCTGCTGGGTGCCCTTTATGTCGAGGGGACGGAGAACTTCCCTATCAATATGGAAAAGGGCCGCTATTGGCTGGAAAAAGCCGCAGCGCATGGCAGTGCTAAGGCGCAATATCAGCTTGGGGGGCTTTATGAAAATGCCCAAACGCCAGATCATTGGAAAATCGCTTTGAAATATTATGAGCAGGCCAGCGCTCAGGGTGACCAGCGTGCCAAAGCACGTTTAAAAAGCTCTTGA
- a CDS encoding DUF421 domain-containing protein, with protein sequence MTLDALLHHDIHLILVLLFRELKHYLFLSAELFAGFAVVMAYLRYTGRTQFMQMNAIDMIGSFILGGLLGGIFSSSMSFYDYIVSLVLSVWMLGTLNYLYLHSDFFHHATVGDPIPVIKDGKFLMESILAKNTKVDILNITSQLNLKGILSFRDVAYAQIEPDGSLTVVMEQGELPAMVIVYAGGIRDEALKIIGKTVGDLFADMKIHRIDSINDIFLAEYVRGSFRYICKTGHAFPQY encoded by the coding sequence ATGACTCTTGACGCGCTACTCCATCACGATATTCATTTGATTTTAGTTCTTCTCTTTCGTGAACTTAAGCATTATCTTTTTCTCTCTGCTGAGCTGTTTGCTGGATTTGCTGTCGTGATGGCCTATTTACGTTACACAGGCAGAACACAATTTATGCAGATGAATGCGATTGATATGATCGGCAGTTTTATTCTCGGTGGATTGCTGGGCGGTATTTTCAGCAGCTCTATGAGTTTTTATGATTATATTGTTTCTCTTGTGCTGAGTGTGTGGATGCTGGGGACACTAAACTATCTCTATCTTCATTCCGATTTTTTTCATCATGCGACCGTTGGGGACCCCATTCCGGTGATAAAAGATGGCAAATTCCTCATGGAATCCATTTTAGCGAAAAATACCAAAGTCGATATCTTAAATATTACGTCACAGCTTAATCTCAAGGGCATTCTATCTTTCCGGGACGTTGCTTATGCGCAAATTGAGCCTGACGGCTCTTTAACCGTTGTGATGGAACAAGGGGAGTTGCCGGCAATGGTTATCGTTTATGCCGGTGGTATTCGGGACGAGGCGCTAAAAATTATCGGCAAAACGGTGGGGGATTTATTTGCTGATATGAAAATCCACCGAATTGATAGCATTAATGATATTTTCTTAGCGGAATATGTCAGAGGCTCTTTTCGCTATATCTGCAAAACGGGCCATGCCTTTCCGCAATATTAA
- a CDS encoding Abi family protein has product MALTPYNKSALGVSAQVQRLIDKGMLIVNQQKAKKYLERIGYYRLSAYWHPFKDIPQELSSRNFKNGTYFDDVILFYQFDTKLRNNLLLGLGRIEIGLRAALINLFASISNEAYLELSNYSLQPHLKKKKLELRFLNPFDGIKRCWNRSTAKDCVKNYKSKYQDPPPIWTIAETWDWGTLSNIFQCLDQSLANRFLDSLQRQAGLSRQNYFLAYDILLSWLKSLNALRNYCAHQERIWNRDYTFRAPQRPQGSSSLLALFPNSENVRLYHLIVVMCGFHRLLKIDDVWFDEFINLLSSAPTHPLISYSRAGFAPDWIRTKQQLDKLKNWMNQ; this is encoded by the coding sequence GTGGCACTTACTCCTTATAATAAATCGGCTTTAGGCGTTTCAGCTCAAGTGCAAAGACTTATTGATAAGGGAATGCTTATTGTAAATCAGCAGAAAGCTAAAAAATATCTAGAACGTATAGGATATTATCGTTTAAGTGCTTATTGGCATCCTTTTAAAGATATTCCACAAGAACTTTCATCAAGAAATTTTAAAAATGGCACATACTTCGACGATGTTATTTTATTCTATCAATTTGATACGAAGTTAAGAAATAATCTTCTCTTGGGATTAGGGCGTATTGAAATTGGGCTTCGTGCGGCACTTATAAATTTGTTTGCTTCGATATCTAATGAGGCATACTTAGAATTAAGTAATTATTCCCTACAGCCTCATCTAAAAAAAAAGAAATTGGAACTTCGTTTTCTCAATCCATTTGATGGTATCAAGAGATGCTGGAATAGATCAACGGCGAAAGATTGCGTTAAGAATTATAAAAGCAAATACCAAGACCCACCACCAATTTGGACAATTGCAGAAACGTGGGACTGGGGAACGCTTTCTAATATTTTTCAGTGCCTTGATCAGAGTTTGGCTAATAGATTTTTAGATTCACTCCAAAGACAAGCAGGCTTATCTCGTCAAAATTATTTTTTAGCATATGATATTTTGCTTTCGTGGCTAAAAAGTTTAAATGCTTTGCGTAATTATTGTGCGCATCAAGAGCGTATTTGGAACAGAGACTATACTTTTAGAGCACCTCAGAGGCCACAAGGGAGTAGTTCACTGCTAGCGTTATTTCCAAACTCTGAAAATGTCCGACTTTACCATCTCATTGTGGTTATGTGCGGTTTTCACCGTCTACTCAAAATAGATGATGTATGGTTTGATGAATTTATAAATTTATTGTCGAGTGCGCCAACGCATCCTTTAATTTCCTATTCAAGGGCAGGTTTTGCACCAGATTGGATAAGAACAAAACAACAGCTTGATAAGTTGAAAAATTGGATGAATCAATGA
- a CDS encoding ATP-binding protein translates to MNKKRISSADNFLQLEGNLMLKSFALKNFQSFKERSEISFLMNERELSDEWAVQRSSGEILGTVLGIWGANASGKTSILKAFSFLSFFLQDSFEELGRSEKIPVESWFNVESPTLFEVVWVDNKGTVLTYHLELTKNFVHKEFLTRRPKGQGGSGATIFRRNWDTKENEYILFFGDSSKAHFEKYIKVAKSFRKNTSFISSFLQHRPDSQLKILTLSGSNVTATGHLSTDELAERITGHYFKNPNLFEKACQYLRKIDLGLTNLEIKQEKVNLPPSIIAQIEEKSKEMPELKKILEEGPISLEAYGLHDIGNNQVQKLPLNKESSGTRALYALLGLIIPLLQKGGQVILDEIDNDLHPHIVEDLLELFNDNETNPGHAQLIFVSHNPHFMRRIGKSHIWLTEKIEGTSEAYSLSQMKGVRSDENFEAKYLGGAYGALPFGS, encoded by the coding sequence ATGAATAAAAAACGAATCTCTTCTGCTGATAATTTCCTTCAACTAGAAGGAAATTTGATGCTCAAATCTTTTGCCCTTAAAAACTTCCAAAGTTTTAAAGAACGTTCTGAAATTTCTTTTTTAATGAATGAAAGAGAACTCAGTGATGAGTGGGCAGTTCAACGCTCCTCAGGAGAAATTTTAGGAACTGTCCTTGGAATATGGGGAGCAAATGCGAGCGGAAAAACATCTATCCTCAAAGCCTTCAGTTTTTTAAGCTTTTTTCTTCAAGATTCCTTCGAAGAACTTGGACGCTCTGAAAAAATTCCAGTTGAAAGTTGGTTTAATGTAGAAAGCCCTACTTTATTTGAAGTAGTTTGGGTTGATAACAAAGGAACCGTTCTCACCTATCATTTAGAGTTAACAAAAAATTTCGTTCATAAAGAATTTTTAACCCGACGTCCCAAAGGACAGGGCGGCTCTGGAGCAACTATTTTTCGTCGGAATTGGGATACGAAAGAAAATGAGTATATCCTTTTCTTTGGAGATTCCAGTAAGGCTCACTTCGAAAAATATATAAAAGTTGCAAAAAGTTTCCGTAAAAATACAAGCTTCATTTCTTCTTTTCTTCAACATCGACCCGATTCTCAATTAAAGATACTGACCCTTTCAGGCAGCAATGTTACAGCCACGGGGCATCTATCTACCGATGAACTTGCCGAGCGAATTACAGGACATTATTTTAAAAACCCAAATCTCTTCGAAAAAGCATGTCAATATCTACGAAAAATAGATTTAGGACTAACCAATCTTGAAATCAAACAGGAGAAAGTAAATCTTCCACCGTCCATAATTGCACAAATTGAAGAAAAATCTAAAGAAATGCCTGAACTAAAGAAAATTCTTGAGGAAGGGCCAATTTCACTAGAAGCCTACGGTTTACATGATATTGGCAATAATCAAGTCCAAAAACTTCCCTTAAATAAAGAAAGTAGCGGAACACGTGCACTGTACGCTCTCTTAGGTCTCATCATTCCACTTCTTCAAAAAGGCGGGCAGGTTATCTTAGACGAAATTGATAATGATCTTCATCCCCATATCGTTGAAGACCTTCTTGAGCTTTTTAATGATAACGAAACAAATCCTGGACATGCACAACTTATCTTTGTTTCTCACAACCCTCATTTTATGCGTCGTATAGGAAAATCCCATATTTGGCTTACTGAAAAAATCGAAGGAACAAGCGAAGCCTACTCCTTATCTCAGATGAAGGGTGTTCGATCTGATGAAAATTTTGAAGCTAAATATCTGGGCGGTGCTTACGGCGCTTTACCATTTGGAAGCTAA
- a CDS encoding sel1 repeat family protein — MKPFSLLLLAGISLSALSLTGCMPNTDYAMLSPTLQDEAIRAGKGDVEAQFRLGWMYQNGLDDPKTNLKMPRDLSKSVYWYHKAAQKGYDKAQVNLAWMHFNGAGTPQNFSYARKYYQKAAKQGNIKAEYALGLMYATDVGKNLNFGKSIFWLSKAADHGFHEAELCLAYLYETIPATPLTLTPEQAREEAFKWYSKAAEHGFAKGQLKLAQLYAEGIGVAQDKQKAFELLSKSVAQGNQQAQFALTRFSAEAGDAKAQFELGQMYQTGHGIQENLSLAIQSYQKSAWQNYAPAQYALGRLYSQGKGVRENRAWAGHSALEEFYPSNKATKEDQQKAIGFFSRSAAQGNAKAQFALGVAYEYGVFVPENGQQAIHFYQKAAEQGEARAQLALGNAYMGENVLHGGELAGKWLQKAADQKLPQAQFKLGQLYEKGQGLWPQNREKAVEYYRLSADQNYKPAIFSLARMYEEGLGVKLNMPLAAQMYQKLADQNIAQAQFKLGQIYETGSASKDALEGIGLPADYKASTNWYRRSARGGYDRGQFALGMAEILGQGTAKLPLRGLYWVQKAADQGNAQAQFTLGKVFIDKNLGLYNLAKAVEYFQKAAAQEHAGAEFALALIYDNPDHHLYFNKTTAQKYFCQAESQGLVSVEEVPEKLADTVMRNRKIDLKKAVIVQKKAIAQLNDGSVR, encoded by the coding sequence ATGAAACCTTTCTCCCTTCTCCTTCTTGCCGGTATTTCTCTTTCGGCTCTTTCTCTGACGGGCTGTATGCCAAATACAGACTACGCCATGCTCTCGCCAACCTTGCAGGATGAGGCGATCAGAGCGGGTAAGGGGGATGTTGAGGCGCAATTTCGTCTTGGATGGATGTACCAGAATGGGCTGGATGATCCAAAAACCAATCTAAAAATGCCCCGTGATCTTTCAAAATCCGTGTATTGGTATCACAAGGCGGCGCAAAAGGGCTACGATAAGGCACAGGTTAATCTTGCGTGGATGCATTTTAATGGCGCAGGCACACCGCAAAATTTCTCTTATGCGCGCAAATATTATCAAAAGGCCGCTAAACAAGGAAATATCAAGGCTGAATATGCGCTAGGCCTGATGTATGCAACCGATGTCGGTAAAAATCTGAACTTTGGAAAATCTATTTTTTGGCTCTCTAAAGCCGCAGATCATGGTTTCCATGAGGCGGAACTTTGTCTGGCCTATCTCTATGAAACCATTCCGGCAACCCCTTTAACCCTGACGCCGGAGCAGGCAAGGGAGGAAGCCTTTAAATGGTATTCCAAAGCAGCAGAACATGGTTTTGCAAAAGGACAGCTTAAACTTGCCCAGCTTTACGCCGAGGGAATTGGTGTTGCACAAGATAAGCAAAAAGCCTTTGAACTTCTTTCAAAATCTGTTGCACAAGGCAATCAGCAAGCGCAATTCGCACTGACACGCTTTTCAGCAGAGGCCGGTGATGCCAAGGCGCAATTTGAACTTGGCCAAATGTATCAAACGGGACATGGCATACAGGAAAATCTTTCTCTTGCGATTCAATCCTATCAAAAATCGGCATGGCAAAATTATGCGCCGGCGCAATATGCTTTAGGCCGCCTTTATTCACAGGGAAAAGGCGTGCGGGAAAACCGTGCTTGGGCAGGGCATTCCGCTTTAGAGGAATTTTATCCAAGTAACAAAGCCACGAAGGAAGATCAGCAAAAAGCGATTGGATTTTTTAGCAGATCAGCCGCACAGGGCAATGCAAAGGCACAATTTGCGCTTGGTGTTGCTTATGAATATGGTGTTTTTGTTCCTGAAAATGGCCAGCAAGCAATCCATTTTTATCAAAAAGCAGCAGAACAAGGCGAGGCGAGAGCGCAACTGGCGCTTGGAAATGCTTATATGGGGGAAAATGTCCTTCATGGGGGAGAGCTGGCCGGAAAATGGCTGCAAAAAGCCGCTGATCAGAAATTGCCGCAGGCACAGTTTAAATTGGGGCAGCTTTATGAAAAAGGACAGGGGCTCTGGCCACAAAATCGTGAAAAAGCCGTGGAATATTACCGCCTTTCCGCCGATCAGAATTATAAACCTGCCATTTTTTCCTTAGCACGTATGTATGAGGAGGGGTTAGGCGTTAAACTCAACATGCCGCTAGCAGCGCAGATGTACCAAAAACTTGCCGACCAAAATATTGCACAAGCGCAGTTTAAACTTGGCCAAATTTATGAAACAGGCAGCGCCAGTAAAGATGCGCTAGAGGGGATCGGCCTACCGGCAGATTATAAAGCGTCAACAAATTGGTATCGCCGCTCCGCACGTGGGGGATATGACAGAGGCCAGTTTGCACTTGGTATGGCCGAAATTCTAGGCCAAGGAACAGCGAAATTACCGCTAAGAGGACTTTATTGGGTACAAAAAGCGGCAGATCAAGGCAATGCCCAAGCGCAATTTACGCTGGGAAAAGTCTTTATTGATAAAAATCTTGGTCTTTATAATCTTGCCAAAGCGGTCGAATATTTCCAAAAGGCAGCAGCTCAAGAACATGCCGGCGCAGAGTTTGCACTGGCCTTGATTTATGACAATCCAGATCATCATCTATATTTTAATAAGACAACAGCACAGAAATATTTCTGCCAAGCGGAAAGCCAAGGCCTCGTTTCCGTTGAGGAAGTCCCGGAAAAACTTGCCGATACGGTCATGCGTAACCGTAAAATTGATCTGAAAAAAGCGGTTATCGTCCAAAAGAAAGCCATCGCCCAACTTAATGACGGCTCAGTGCGGTGA
- the cas9 gene encoding type II CRISPR RNA-guided endonuclease Cas9 → MLSILPFPKKDYYRLLGNCPFEKSEKRAAMKAPSFEKFRFFSKLNHIEIPQVDRDGLISSRRLFPEELLGIAELLTTPKKKFTYKDLRKFLRLDENLSFGGVPFKEEGKKEIALSSNKSEGSFSGSYALYQILGTEIWAALHQSAKKLRTLDDCAEILSFFASPENMAKEFKKRHIPEEIYTPLLDAVENGKFNDFTKAANLSTKACRKILPFLLEGKVYSEACEMAHYNHAAASRDHWSQIRTHKDFVQLIKDFTEGQDRIANPSARKALTEGLKQLWAMQNKFGLPGKIAIELAREVGKSADERGKLKTSLDQTTAERKLERKEAADALGIEEYQVSSENLLRYRLWKEQKGFCLYSGKAIPAGQFHSPEFEVDHILPKSRSFDNSFNNKTLACLSENRKKGNLTPYEYFNAAKLPEEWYRFQESVEQISRKGSKCGIKKKNYLTKTLQEGLTERHLNDTRYASRLMAQCAELFYDKKDRQRSKGGEKRVFTRPGALTAALRQGWGVEHLKKEKEKNPKTGRRERIPDDRHHALDAICVACVDEKEILKIQKSFQENEKRTNDDRNLRKSPLPWDRFPEDVKVALDKIIVARPENRRARGEGHKETIRRFKISEKTETLSVSSRKSLKGLKTAEVQKLVGRLKDPERNPHIKAALETWISQGCPPDTLPRSPKGDEIRRIVVKEDQKSGIPLKTGRGEKSRKGLVAAASITRLDVFSKQKTSGKNKGEKEFYLVPIYSWQIMQNILPHHACIQGKNEKDWIFMDESKGFTFEFTLYPGSYVKIIRKGEMIEGYYASFGRATAQIVLKNPNNPQELYRSIGVKNLPLFEKYHIDRFGQLYKAGKESR, encoded by the coding sequence ATTTTATCCATATTGCCTTTTCCCAAAAAGGATTACTATAGGCTTTTAGGAAATTGTCCTTTTGAAAAATCAGAAAAAAGGGCGGCAATGAAAGCGCCCTCTTTTGAAAAATTCCGCTTCTTTTCAAAATTAAACCATATTGAAATTCCGCAAGTAGATCGGGACGGCCTGATTTCCAGCCGCCGCCTCTTTCCCGAAGAGCTGTTAGGGATTGCCGAGCTGCTTACAACGCCTAAGAAAAAATTCACCTATAAGGATTTACGGAAGTTCCTCAGGCTGGATGAAAATCTTTCCTTTGGCGGCGTTCCCTTTAAAGAAGAAGGCAAAAAAGAAATTGCCTTGAGCAGCAATAAGAGTGAAGGCTCTTTTTCCGGCTCTTATGCGCTGTACCAGATTTTGGGAACGGAGATCTGGGCCGCATTGCATCAAAGTGCAAAAAAGCTGAGAACGCTTGATGATTGCGCCGAAATCCTGTCTTTCTTCGCCTCGCCTGAGAATATGGCAAAAGAATTTAAAAAACGTCATATTCCGGAGGAGATTTACACGCCCCTTTTAGATGCTGTTGAAAATGGCAAATTTAATGATTTTACAAAGGCAGCAAATCTCTCTACGAAAGCCTGCCGTAAAATTCTTCCCTTTTTGTTAGAGGGGAAAGTCTATTCTGAGGCCTGTGAAATGGCTCATTATAACCATGCGGCGGCCTCTCGGGATCACTGGTCACAAATTCGAACGCACAAAGATTTTGTCCAGCTCATTAAGGATTTTACAGAGGGGCAAGACCGCATTGCCAATCCCTCCGCCCGCAAGGCCCTTACAGAAGGCTTAAAACAGCTTTGGGCGATGCAGAATAAATTTGGTCTGCCGGGTAAAATTGCCATTGAACTTGCACGAGAGGTCGGCAAGTCGGCCGATGAGCGAGGCAAACTCAAAACCAGCTTGGACCAAACAACGGCAGAACGTAAGCTAGAAAGAAAAGAGGCGGCAGATGCTCTTGGCATTGAAGAATATCAAGTCAGTAGTGAAAATTTACTGCGTTACCGTCTCTGGAAAGAGCAAAAAGGATTTTGTCTTTACTCCGGGAAAGCTATTCCTGCCGGTCAGTTTCATTCACCTGAATTTGAAGTGGATCATATTCTACCCAAAAGCCGCTCCTTTGATAATTCTTTTAACAATAAAACGCTTGCCTGCCTTTCTGAAAATCGCAAGAAGGGTAATCTGACACCTTATGAATATTTCAATGCAGCGAAGCTCCCGGAAGAATGGTACCGATTTCAAGAATCCGTTGAGCAAATCAGCCGAAAAGGCAGCAAATGCGGCATTAAAAAGAAAAATTATCTGACCAAAACACTGCAAGAAGGCTTAACGGAAAGGCATCTTAACGACACAAGATATGCCAGCCGTCTGATGGCGCAATGTGCGGAGCTTTTCTATGATAAGAAAGACCGCCAACGCTCTAAAGGCGGTGAAAAACGTGTGTTTACCCGCCCCGGCGCTTTAACTGCGGCATTGCGTCAAGGCTGGGGGGTTGAACATCTCAAAAAAGAAAAAGAGAAAAATCCCAAAACGGGCAGAAGGGAACGTATTCCAGATGACCGCCATCATGCGCTGGATGCCATTTGTGTCGCCTGTGTGGATGAAAAAGAAATTCTAAAAATTCAGAAAAGTTTTCAAGAAAATGAAAAACGGACAAATGATGACCGTAATTTGCGGAAATCCCCCTTGCCTTGGGATCGTTTTCCTGAAGATGTCAAAGTGGCGCTGGATAAAATTATTGTTGCACGTCCTGAAAACAGACGGGCAAGAGGGGAAGGCCATAAGGAAACCATTCGGCGTTTTAAAATTTCCGAGAAAACAGAAACACTCTCCGTTTCCTCCCGAAAATCGTTGAAAGGTCTCAAAACTGCAGAGGTTCAAAAGCTTGTAGGGCGTTTAAAAGATCCTGAACGCAATCCGCATATTAAAGCGGCTTTAGAGACGTGGATTTCGCAGGGATGTCCGCCTGACACGCTCCCCCGTTCTCCCAAAGGGGATGAGATCCGCCGTATTGTGGTAAAGGAAGATCAGAAATCTGGTATTCCACTCAAAACAGGCCGTGGAGAGAAAAGCCGCAAAGGCCTCGTTGCGGCGGCTTCTATCACCCGATTAGATGTTTTCAGCAAACAAAAAACAAGCGGAAAGAACAAAGGAGAGAAAGAATTTTATCTCGTTCCCATTTATTCGTGGCAGATTATGCAAAATATTTTACCACATCATGCCTGCATACAAGGAAAAAATGAAAAAGACTGGATTTTCATGGACGAAAGTAAAGGATTTACCTTTGAATTTACCTTATATCCTGGCAGCTATGTGAAAATTATCCGTAAAGGCGAAATGATAGAGGGATATTATGCCAGCTTTGGTCGGGCAACAGCACAAATTGTTTTAAAAAACCCTAATAATCCCCAAGAACTTTATCGTAGCATCGGCGTAAAGAATTTACCTCTTTTTGAAAAATATCACATTGATCGTTTTGGCCAACTTTATAAAGCGGGGAAAGAATCTCGTTAA